One region of Campylobacter lari genomic DNA includes:
- a CDS encoding anaerobic C4-dicarboxylate transporter family protein, with amino-acid sequence MDIIFILQLFIIFSMIAIGGRYGGIGLGVAGGFGMCILVLVFGMQPASLPVSVVFIILAVITCVSVLQSAGGLDLLVKIAEKALKKKPQAIVFMGPLITSTFTIFCGTTYVAFSIYPVIAEVAAQAKIRPERPLSVSVIAAGIAVVASPMSAATAGMVAILAISGVGLVQILAVVMPAFLIGVICACLSVFKRGKELEQDEEFQRRVRAGEYQFLTQDKQEDKQETDPKVKRALLIFALGILTIIFFGTFTNLLPHYELANGKIERLSTPNLIQMIMLATACLIMLFAKVPANKLGEASVFKSGLIGVVGVFGIAWMTGTFFEAYKPLFSDSLSHIVEDYPYLFGVALFAFSMVIFSPAATVAALMPLGVSLGIPPQILIVLYPCVSGDFIVPGANQIACVAFDRTGTTKIGKFVINHSYLRPGFALIIGAVVSAYFISQIVFSY; translated from the coding sequence ATGGATATTATTTTTATACTTCAACTTTTTATTATTTTTTCTATGATAGCCATAGGTGGTAGATATGGTGGTATAGGACTTGGGGTTGCAGGTGGGTTTGGTATGTGTATTTTGGTGTTGGTTTTTGGTATGCAACCAGCTTCACTTCCTGTGAGTGTTGTGTTTATTATACTTGCTGTGATTACTTGCGTGAGTGTTTTGCAAAGCGCAGGCGGGCTTGATTTGCTAGTAAAAATAGCTGAAAAAGCATTAAAGAAAAAACCTCAAGCTATTGTTTTTATGGGCCCATTAATCACATCCACATTTACAATATTTTGTGGTACTACTTATGTAGCTTTTTCTATTTATCCAGTGATTGCTGAAGTAGCTGCTCAAGCTAAAATTCGTCCTGAAAGACCACTTTCAGTTTCAGTTATAGCAGCAGGTATTGCAGTGGTAGCTTCTCCTATGAGTGCAGCCACTGCAGGTATGGTAGCCATTTTAGCCATTAGCGGTGTAGGACTTGTTCAAATATTAGCTGTGGTAATGCCAGCATTTTTAATTGGTGTTATATGTGCTTGTTTGAGCGTTTTTAAAAGAGGAAAAGAGCTTGAGCAAGATGAGGAATTTCAAAGAAGAGTAAGAGCAGGGGAATATCAGTTTTTAACTCAAGATAAACAAGAAGATAAACAAGAAACAGATCCTAAAGTAAAAAGAGCTTTATTAATATTTGCTTTGGGGATTTTAACCATTATTTTCTTTGGGACTTTTACAAATTTGTTACCTCACTATGAGCTTGCAAATGGTAAAATAGAAAGACTTTCTACCCCAAATTTAATTCAAATGATCATGCTTGCAACAGCTTGTTTAATTATGCTTTTTGCTAAAGTTCCTGCTAATAAACTTGGTGAAGCTTCTGTATTTAAATCAGGACTTATAGGCGTTGTAGGGGTTTTTGGTATAGCTTGGATGACAGGGACATTTTTTGAAGCTTACAAGCCTTTATTTAGTGATTCTTTATCACATATTGTAGAAGATTATCCATATTTATTTGGCGTGGCTTTATTTGCCTTTTCTATGGTGATTTTTTCTCCAGCTGCAACAGTAGCTGCTTTGATGCCCTTGGGTGTGAGTTTGGGAATTCCTCCTCAAATTCTTATCGTGCTTTATCCTTGCGTGAGTGGAGATTTTATAGTTCCAGGAGCTAATCAAATAGCTTGTGTGGCTTTTGATAGAACAGGCACAACAAAAATAGGAAAATTTGTGATCAATCACTCTTATTTAAGACCAGGTTTTGCTTTAATCATTGGTGCTGTTGTGAGTGCTTATTTTATATCGCAAATAGTTTTTAGCTATTAA
- the argH gene encoding argininosuccinate lyase, whose product MSNKAEKLWGGRFDLPTNKLVEEYTASLPVEPRLAPFDIQGSIIHCTMLAKQGIIKEDEAKTIIKGLEQVREEIQNGTFVFDIADEDIHMAVEKRMTQIVGPVGGKLHTARSRNDQTTLDSKIHMRAVIKEVLTQITTLQEEIVHQAQKNIKAIMPGYTHLQTGQPVLFSHWIMAYFWMLSRDYSRFEDLYKRMNECPLGAAALGGTTFNIDRHFCAKELGFTKPTENSIDSVSDRDHMVEFTAIAAMCFMHLSRFCEELILFSSQDFKFIELSDDFCTGSSIMPQKKNPDVAEKMRGKTGRMYGNVMAMLTIMKGIPLAYNTDMSEDKAQVYDSMDTLMASLKIITPMIEKMQVNTNNTRAAAAKGFSNATDMADYLVRKNIPFREAHSIVGGTVNYCIKHGKMLEELSMEEFHQFNENIQEDIYEAIALETCIDARLSYGGTGTKVVLEQIEHAKELLDKCKK is encoded by the coding sequence ATGTCTAACAAAGCAGAAAAATTATGGGGTGGGCGTTTTGATTTACCTACAAATAAATTAGTTGAAGAATATACTGCTTCACTACCAGTTGAGCCAAGACTTGCTCCTTTTGATATACAAGGTAGTATAATTCACTGCACCATGCTTGCAAAACAAGGTATTATAAAAGAAGATGAAGCAAAAACTATCATTAAGGGCTTAGAACAAGTTAGAGAAGAAATTCAAAATGGAACCTTTGTTTTTGATATAGCTGATGAGGATATTCATATGGCTGTAGAAAAAAGAATGACACAAATCGTAGGTCCAGTAGGTGGAAAACTTCACACCGCAAGAAGTAGAAATGACCAAACTACTCTTGATTCAAAAATTCATATGAGAGCAGTTATTAAAGAAGTATTAACTCAAATTACTACTTTGCAAGAAGAAATCGTCCATCAAGCTCAAAAAAATATCAAAGCTATTATGCCAGGTTATACGCATTTGCAAACGGGCCAGCCAGTGCTTTTTTCACATTGGATTATGGCATATTTTTGGATGTTAAGTAGGGATTATTCTCGTTTTGAGGATTTATATAAAAGAATGAATGAGTGTCCTTTAGGAGCAGCTGCACTTGGTGGAACTACATTTAATATAGACAGACATTTTTGTGCCAAAGAACTAGGCTTTACTAAACCAACAGAAAATAGCATTGATAGTGTAAGTGATAGAGACCACATGGTTGAATTTACTGCTATTGCTGCAATGTGTTTCATGCACCTTAGTCGTTTTTGTGAAGAGCTTATACTTTTTTCAAGTCAAGATTTTAAATTTATAGAATTAAGTGATGATTTTTGTACAGGTTCAAGCATAATGCCTCAAAAGAAAAATCCTGATGTAGCCGAAAAAATGCGTGGTAAGACAGGTAGAATGTATGGTAATGTTATGGCAATGCTAACTATTATGAAAGGTATTCCATTAGCTTATAATACTGATATGAGTGAAGATAAGGCTCAAGTTTATGATTCTATGGATACTTTAATGGCAAGTTTAAAAATTATAACTCCTATGATAGAAAAAATGCAAGTAAATACTAATAATACAAGAGCAGCAGCTGCAAAAGGATTTTCAAATGCCACAGATATGGCTGATTATTTAGTAAGAAAAAATATACCATTTAGAGAAGCTCATAGTATAGTTGGTGGTACTGTGAATTATTGTATTAAACACGGAAAAATGCTTGAAGAGCTTAGCATGGAAGAATTCCATCAATTTAATGAAAATATCCAAGAAGATATTTATGAAGCAATTGCTTTAGAAACTTGTATAGACGCAAGACTTTCTTATGGCGGTACAGGAACTAAAGTTGTATTAGAGCAAATTGAACATGCAAAAGAATTGTTGGATAAATGTAAAAAATAA
- a CDS encoding ankyrin repeat domain-containing protein gives MFNNEEEKRIQELCTMAFDYARQNDLQNLKTMIEAGLSVNLKNHKGDSLLMLASYHNAYECAKFLLENNARVDEKNDRGQTPLAGVCFKGYLPMCKLLVEHGANIDENNGLGMTPFTFALMFGHRDIVEFLTKHSKKSFLKKIAFSVLKIFKK, from the coding sequence ATGTTTAATAATGAAGAAGAAAAAAGAATTCAAGAGCTTTGCACTATGGCTTTTGATTACGCAAGACAAAATGATTTACAAAATTTAAAGACTATGATAGAAGCGGGTTTGAGTGTGAATTTAAAAAATCATAAAGGCGATAGTCTTTTAATGCTTGCAAGTTATCATAATGCTTATGAATGTGCTAAGTTTTTACTAGAAAATAATGCTAGGGTAGATGAGAAAAATGATAGAGGACAAACTCCATTAGCAGGGGTGTGTTTTAAAGGATATTTACCTATGTGTAAGCTTTTGGTAGAACATGGAGCAAATATTGATGAAAACAATGGTCTTGGTATGACACCTTTTACTTTCGCGTTGATGTTTGGGCATAGAGATATAGTAGAGTTTTTAACAAAGCATTCTAAAAAAAGTTTTCTTAAAAAAATAGCTTTTAGTGTATTAAAAATTTTCAAAAAATAG